Below is a genomic region from Cloeon dipterum chromosome 2, ieCloDipt1.1, whole genome shotgun sequence.
AAATGCTTTCCAGGTTTTCTTGTAAATCCAACTAACCTATTTGAGGATTCAGTGTGACTGCAGGTTGGATAACTTGTGATTAGGAATATAGGGAAAGCTAACCTTTAATTACTAGCTAAACAAAAGCATTATTCGAATAATAATATGGGTGTTTCCACAAGAGATTTTACATGGCCTGCAATTCTAAAACGTTTTTGAGCACCGCGCCGTCCTTATTTTTGATGAGATATTAGAGGTGTCGAAAGTACCAAGTTGTAATGCACTTTTCTGGAAAATCGGGGTGAAATCTGTACAAACAGGCTGCTCACAAAAATAAGGATATCTCGTGTTTGAGTGATGTAAGAATATATTTGTGCTAGAAAGTGCCCATTGAAGCAGCctgccaattttaaattaaaaccatatttttggaaatattccagtttgagtattttttcatttgatttttcatttttaaagacattaaaataaataaataaactaaataagTGTAGCATAATATGAAATGTTGCCCCAAGTGTGTGTAACATGCctagaaatttttagcatgGTGAAACTTGCATGTAGTTTTCGAGAAACAAAGggtcaaaggttgaaaaacgGGTTGTTCCTAGTTTTTGTGAAAcagtgagaaaatcaaaaattttatcgtAAAACACCATCAGAACAGACAAAATCGAACCCtagcgtcagggtagccctctaGCGATCGATGTCATTCAATTCCTAATTTTTGTGGCCATTTAACCGACACCTGTGCGCTTTGTATTGATTCGATTTTTACAAGATCTgaatctgattgtgagcacgCAATAATCGAGAGCtcagaaaatattcaattctACTCTTTTGACGCCTTTATGGTGCCCATAATTTCGCTCCAGATTTTCTAATAAGAATTTATCTCATATTTTAGGttttgaaaattggaatttaaaactctttcaagtaaatcagattaaaatatttgcttttgaatattttaatcccTTCTCACAACCAGTGGTATGCATAACGCGAGCtttgttagttttaattaagctCCAACTTTTATCACAATGTCAGCACGCACGGTTCAGGGCTCATAGGTCCATGTATTTAATGCTGTTAAGAGATGAATATGAATATAACTGCTCTTTCAAGACAAAGAAGAGCATCATTACGCCCCAGCTCAGCCGTGAACAGAGTAATTTGCATCCAGAGAGCATACGGTTTGACTGGAAACCAAACTGTATATATGATTGCTTCCAAAATCACAGCATGAACTCCAGAAAAAATACCCATTTCCTGTCACAAATACGCAAATAAGTCATTCCTTATCAAACAAATGGGTTCTTTTTGCAACACCATTCTTtaggattaattaaatttgtcatgcTTGATGTAACACACAGTGCACGCGCACGCTTTTTGCTCTGCACATTCTTCACGGAACTGATCGAGTCTTCACTCACGCTTCCTATGTTCACAGGACTGGACAACAGGTGCTACTTGCAGACGGGCGGCTCGGCTGAGAGCTTTTTCGTCTCGGAAGACTCCCCCGTGGGCTCAGTCGTAGGTGAGTGCGATTAGCAAAGTGCGCTCGAGTGTCACGCGCTAACGCTTCACTTCTGGTTCACAGGCTCGGTCAGGGTGTTTGGCGACCCTAGTGAGCGAGGCGACATTTCCCTGCGGCTCAAAGAGACTGACTCACCGGTGCAGATTGCGCCGGGCACAAACAATCTCACGCTCACCAGGCAACTCGATAAGGAGGTGAGAAGGACAAATATACATCCGTCACTCAATAAatgaaacgaaattaattgagTGTGCCATTGAAGGATTTGTCatcgaaaaaaatcagatattctttgttgaaaatttagtctttttatttatgtccAACTAGTTCAAGGCACAAACTCGCGCTTTGTTTTCGAAATAAGgcaatgaaatatatttccataaatttgtttttattgtgtaCCTGAGTTTTcctgtaaattttaagtagatcttttagaaaaaaatataaacttcaaAATCGCatgagctaaaaataaataactattCTCTCCTGGACAAATCGAAAGCATGCAACGTGCTCGACACGAGTGCTTCGCTAGTTGCGTTTCTTTTTCTGTCACGTTCGCCGCCGCTACAAAAACACTGTTATTACTTTAGTTTCACTTTCTAGGGAATTGAAGGACCCTCTTCCGTCTACGTGAACGTGGTATGCGATCGAAAGAGAGCACCAGGCGATCCAGTAAGTTGAAGGTTTACTCCTTTTCCGGGCGGAAATTTACcctattattttgtaattacagAGTTTTGTGATCCCTGTCAACATTAGAGTATCTGATGCCAACGACAATGCACCTCAATTTATTAATGCACCATATGTTTTGAATATATCTGAAGTGAGTACCTTTTTGCAGgcgataaaattatattttattaattaaatcttgtCCTTTAAGGTTACAGTGGTTGGTACGAGAGTAATGCAAGGCATCAGGGCCGTTGACGTTGACCAAGAAGGACCCTATTCTACAGTGCAATATTCCGTTGTTCAAGGACCACACTcggtaaaattttcaaattcaaatttattgtatgCTCATtgtaagcaaatttattttttatcaggattattttgtttttgtcaaCGGATTGGAGGGAACACTGGTTTTGAGGAAAGGACTTGACTACGAAAACCTTACTAATTTCACTGTAACATTGCGGGCCCAGGttataaaatgagatttattcGGCTAAAGAGTCGATAACGAAACTTCTGCTATAGGACCAAGGCAATCCTCCTCAAGTAACAGACACGGCTCTGTTTGTAAATGTGATCGACGCTGACGACCAAAATCCACGCTTTTACGATGACCGATACATGGCTGTTGTTCCGGACAGGCCTCTTCAGGGAACCGAACTTCAGTTGCATCCAAGAGACATAAAAGCTTTCGATCAAGACGTTGGAATAAATGCTACAATCCTTTATTCCTTCAATGGAGGTTAGTCtgcatcaaaatttgatttatataatTTGTAACTCCTTGTGTTTCCAGTAACTGGGGACTACAGATTTTTCGAAATCGACCAAACGTCGGGAAAGGTAACCTTGCGAAGGCACATAAATGATGATGACATTTTACAACCCGCGACCCTTGTCGTCAGAGTAAATTAACGACGAAATTCAGCAAATTGTTTTAGCTAACGATTTATCTATAGGCTTCCCAGCATGACAACCCTGACAGGTACTCCCTGGCCACCCTGACCGTGGCCCGCGTTGGCACCAGGGGTGCAGAAATGCTAACATTTTTGCAGAAGGAATACACGGCTAGTGTTCTTGAAAGTCTGCCTGTTGGAAATGTAATTGTGACGTTGCTAACGTCCAGACCAGGAGACAAAGTATAGCTTCAGCGATTGTTTACGGActctcataaaataaaaatgatttgatcaTTTTAGAAAGTGCGATTGTGGGTAGAAGAGCGTGGAAAAtctgttggaaattttgacgTCTCAGCCAACGGCGACGTCACTCTTTTGAAGCCTCTGGATTACGAACTGAGACAAAAATACACGTTTTTGGTGCACGCCACCGACGGAATAATGGTTTGGAGACCCTGAATTACAAGTAGACGCCTTCAATGCCATTTGTTTAGAATTCGTCGGCGAGAGTGGAGTTGCGCGTGCTGAATGTGAACGACTGGGATCCACGCTTCAGATATCCGCAGTACGACTTCCGCATCAGCGGGCGCCAATTACCGGTCACCAACGCTTTAGTGGGGACCCTGGAGGTCGCTGATGGCGACTTGGGAGATAAGATCAGCCTTGAGCTGAGAGGTCCATCAGCCAGGTatgcaatttaattgcttttaaatttttcaaatttattattgccgcAGGGCGTTTAACATCAACGACCAAGGTGAAATTCGGCTGATTCGGCCGGAACTTCTTAACTCAAGCACGGCTC
It encodes:
- the Cad96Cb gene encoding protocadherin gamma-A2 isoform X2, with the protein product MQSISLLWYLLHVLVHLANSQGLDNRCYLQTGGSAESFFVSEDSPVGSVVGSVRVFGDPSERGDISLRLKETDSPVQIAPGTNNLTLTRQLDKEGIEGPSSVYVNVVCDRKRAPGDPSFVIPVNIRVSDANDNAPQFINAPYVLNISEVTVVGTRVMQGIRAVDVDQEGPYSTVQYSVVQGPHSDYFVFVNGLEGTLVLRKGLDYENLTNFTVTLRAQDQGNPPQVTDTALFVNVIDADDQNPRFYDDRYMAVVPDRPLQGTELQLHPRDIKAFDQDVGINATILYSFNGVTGDYRFFEIDQTSGKVTLRRHINDDDILQPATLVVRASQHDNPDRYSLATLTVARVGTRGAEMLTFLQKEYTASVLESLPVGNVIVTLLTSRPGDKKVRLWVEERGKSVGNFDVSANGDVTLLKPLDYELRQKYTFLVHATDGIMNSSARVELRVLNVNDWDPRFRYPQYDFRISGRQLPVTNALVGTLEVADGDLGDKISLELRGPSARAFNINDQGEIRLIRPELLNSSTAHLVAIAMDSGQPPRQASVPITVSFPEAIGLRGAIEEPNSRPALLATVLGSLLGLLGLVVFLLLIYIYKHKSKTKSNRIDEDGRDKLPSKMDNPLFGGTQFLTAGSRLGGLNGASMMSRQVAPAPPKVSWPKGSIPRRVKKLSWDDENHSTSTVSPTPNGRRTELDPDVSVTPLSNHNEPSLTVYF
- the Cad96Cb gene encoding cadherin EGF LAG seven-pass G-type receptor 1 isoform X1, whose translation is MQSISLLWYLLHVLVHLANSQGLDNRCYLQTGGSAESFFVSEDSPVGSVVGSVRVFGDPSERGDISLRLKETDSPVQIAPGTNNLTLTRQLDKEGIEGPSSVYVNVVCDRKRAPGDPSFVIPVNIRVSDANDNAPQFINAPYVLNISEVTVVGTRVMQGIRAVDVDQEGPYSTVQYSVVQGPHSDYFVFVNGLEGTLVLRKGLDYENLTNFTVTLRAQDQGNPPQVTDTALFVNVIDADDQNPRFYDDRYMAVVPDRPLQGTELQLHPRDIKAFDQDVGINATILYSFNGVTGDYRFFEIDQTSGKVTLRRHINDDDILQPATLVVRASQHDNPDRYSLATLTVARVGTRGAEMLTFLQKEYTASVLESLPVGNVIVTLLTSRPGDKKVRLWVEERGKSVGNFDVSANGDVTLLKPLDYELRQKYTFLVHATDGIMNSSARVELRVLNVNDWDPRFRYPQYDFRISGRQLPVTNALVGTLEVADGDLGDKISLELRGPSARAFNINDQGEIRLIRPELLNSSTAHLVAIAMDSGQPPRQASVPITVSFPEAIGLRGAIEEPNSRPALLATVLGSLLGLLGLVVFLLLIYIYKHKSKTKSNRIDEDGRDKLPSKMDNPLFGGTQFLTAGSRLGANDLPTLYTATVKRGLNGASMMSRQVAPAPPKVSWPKGSIPRRVKKLSWDDENHSTSTVSPTPNGRRTELDPDVSVTPLSNHNEPSLTVYF